A window of Toxotes jaculatrix isolate fToxJac2 chromosome 11, fToxJac2.pri, whole genome shotgun sequence genomic DNA:
ttttttggcattaatACAAGCGGTATCACAGTGCATATAGTATAGCTCTGTGTCTTCTTTGCCTACACATAACAATTAGAAATAGTGGTACAAATAAACCACAGGACCTGTTCTTATGCTTTCAGATGCCCTCACACTCAGTAGTAGTTGCAATGGCATGCTTGCGTTTGGGCGTGTAGACCCTCCTATCGTGCGTGAAATAGACTTTGAGCGTACCATTAGCATTCATTATTGTTCATCTAAATGACTCTGAATTACCACACGACAAGCAACAGTAAATGATCAAATTATTGTGCGATAAAGTAGAAGAGACGAACTTGGTCCGAAAAAACATGCCCTCAGTTGAGAAACAGGATATCTGCTGCAATTAAATGGAATCTCTATAAAGTGACAATTATGTGGCTATTAAAagtttttcaaatttcaaaattgATATTCTATTGTAATGAAGCCAAACCAGTGGTGGggaacatttttgaaaaaggcACTTAACTGTCAAGCTTTAGAAACTAATGAAACTCAAAATGGAAGAAAGGAACACTAGACTAATGTAAATGCAAAGAAAGTACAATAAAGGATATAATGAAGTGCCTCCtatttaaatagaaaatattCTGTGGCGAGTCTTTGCTcctgaaatgcatttttaatgaatttccttttttatatatttttgctgCTTCACTGGTGACTCTTATTTTATGGGGggcctttgaaaaaaaaaaaaaaaagccatattAAAACGTTCTCACAGAATGCCACAACACTCGGAGAGGCTGGATATTGGTTTATTCCAGAGGCGCTGATCAGGAAGACTGGCTCTCAACACAAAGTGTTTCCTTCGCTTTATTCAAATGAGGCTGAATTTGCATTGTGATGTGCCGCTCTTATTTTAGAGACGAAGAAGAGTAAAAAATGAGATTTTCAGATCAAATTGACCTAGGCAATGGTGCATTACGGAACTGGCAGGCTGAGTCTGAAAGGCTCTTGTTCGATCAGAGCGCCAGAAGTCGGTGGGGCAGGGGGAGCATGGAGAGATGGAGTGTCACTCTGCTGTGAAACCCTCCCACAGGCTGCTGGATCGCTCTCTGCTCCGGAGATGCTCCATCATCCGGCTTGTTCTGGCGCTTGGGATGCTTGTAGTGCAGTGACCCCGCGttcccacagcagcagcctgctttTTTCTCCAtgtagaaaagacaaagactttGTGCTTTTAATGCTGTCAGTGGAGGGATCAGACATGGCGAGATTAGGGAGAGATGTGCAACTAAGAGAATCCCTAATCATGAGCTGCCCAAAcaccaaatgaaaaacataaaaaaaaaactgggtgcCAGTAAAAATATACAagctattcttttttttctgttctttttctgtgtgtgttatctgcctctttacagtacagtgtgtgtctgttttgttcttgtccTCAGGAGAACGCCCTTTCCAGTGCAGCCAGTGCGGTGCCTCTTTCACCCAGAAGGGTAACCTGCTGCGCCACATCAAGCTCCATTCAGGAGAGAAACCCTTCAAGTGTCATCTGTGCAGCTATGCCTGTCGACGGAGGGACGCCCTCACCGGCCATTTACGCACCCACTCGGGTGAGTACACATAGGTCACCCACACTGCAAACGTCTGCACTCGTGGTAATTCTAGGAACACAGGGTGGAAGCCTTTATAAAAGGCATGACATGTTCTATAGTGCATACAGCGAGAGCCTAGGGCTATATAAGGGGAAGTTGACAGGGTGTAGATAtggtgtcacttttttttttttggcaaatgcTTTGCAGAAGTATGTGTTAATGAAATTTTTGGGTGTAAACAGTACGCTTACAGAGCCTGCTCTGAATAGTTTAACTGAAAAGTAAAAGGTTAAGCTGAAAGACTATTGCACCTTATTTTTAAACTTGAATTAACATGCAGATTACGATGCACTGAGAAACTACAGTGTTCACAGAAATTAAAGTATCATTATCAGTGTATTGAATAATTTATCTCAGGCACTTTTTAAGTCTCTACACGTTGGTATGCAATATGCAAAGGCTACTGAACTGAGCAAAGGCTGCATGGAAGGAAGAGCATTGCGGTCAAAAAGCTATCAACCTGTGATGGCCTGTGCTTAAAGGATATATGATATTAAAGACAggaatattattatattattattattcctattATATAATAgatctgggttttttttttgttattgtcagcaaatcccatgaaaagacctaAAACAAATAGTTTGTCTCTCAGTACTTTTGAGTTACCTACCCTGTCTTCGGCACTCAGCCCTGTGTCCATCAAAAACAGGTCACAAACATAGAGTTTTGATTTTCTCAAAAAAAAGTATCAGAAATTTCCTACAACAGTTGGGCGCTGTAGTTTTTAATAAATCTTACTCAAACACGAGTGAAGAGTGTATTTGATGAgatctattttcagctgtgaatgAACACATGCTGGTGAGTATTCGTGACATCAGGGTGATGTATGTGGAATCAACTCGAAAGAAATTACAGGGTCTAAATTCATCCTATTGAAAGAACATGTCTCCCAGTGCAGTGGTGTGACTCATCggtgtggttgttttttttttggacaacaacAGAGCTATAGTAGTGGCTCATACCcaggaagttttttttctttagatgtatttttcatattttgtttattcaactgttcatttattatatttacaaaaatcatgtcatgtcatgtcatgtcatgtcacatACAGAAATCAGCTTCTAGGATAACCCCCTGGTGTATGCTTTTGTTTGTAGAATGTAAAATCCCCTAAATTTTCTTCCCAAATTCCCCCCAAAAATACGTATGACATGACCACAGTAGTAGCTACAGCCATGATCAGGTCATCCCACGAAAAGAAAACTTTACTGTTGAAGTTTTTTCTCTGGACTTCCCACAGATCATCTGTGGGCTGTGTGGGCGGTACTGCCTTTTACTGCACAGTCTTCTCCCTGGGTTTCCTATAGGTGGTGCTCTTTACTTTCTCTGACCACTGCTCATACTAAACACCCAGTTtatcttcttctctttattcAAATCAAAGTGGAAATTTGAAATTCCTGTGTTGAAGAGCTAACAAAAAGAGCATATAAATCAGCAGGTGAACATAACTATGGGTTGAATCATGATTTTAACTAaaccaaaatgtatttatttaaaagttgTGGATTATAACTTTAGTATCAGTCACTGCATTAACATTACACCCCTCCTTATGTTTTTTGCAGTTGGAAAACCGCACAAATGTGCTTACTGTGGCCGCAGTTACAAGCAGCGCAGCTCTCTCGAGGAGCACAAGGAGCGGTGTCACAACTACCTCCAGTACATGGGGCTGCAGAACAGCGTCTACACAGGTCGGTGCCTCATGAGAAGCTCACTTTGCTTTCACCCAAATCTGATGACCTACTTTACCCCGAGCGCAGGACTCTTTATGCATGTGACAGCAGTGTACAATGCTTCAACAAGTCAGTTTAAATTCATGTCATTTCCATTCGAATATAGGCACATGCAGAAACTGTGTATTCAATATAACTGCAGAGCTAATTACGTCAGTTAGATCATGCTGGCAGTGTAGTTCCTCTCTATATCCTCTGCAGTCATGAAGTAATGAACACAGTTCTTGAGATACGTAATGTGCAAGCTGATGTAAAAAATCAAAGCCTTAGAAACACATCTGCACTTAATCCGTGAGCAtgaacaaatactgtatttacagaCCAAGCGCTTCACGTGGGTCAGAGTAGCCCGCTCTGTGCTCTGAGAGGAAAATACCATCAGACATGTGTTGTCAGGCACCAGTTCATCGCTTTAAACAGGACAAACTCAAATTACTTTGACTCTGAAATCTACCTTTCTGTCTTGCTTTCCAGTAGTAAAGGAAGAAAGCAACCAGAATGAGCAGAGGGAAGACTTAAGCCAGACCGGATCTGACAGAGCCTTGGTGCTAGACAGACTAGCTAATAATGTAGCTAAACGTAAGAGCACTATGCCACAGAAGTTTGTGGGTAAGGGCTGAAATCTGCTTCCTTTGTGTAAATATAATGTTGCTACTTTTGCTGAAAAAGAAGTGTGACTGCTGCACCTATGAAAGCTGCAtgggtgaagctgctgtgtgttttctgtttattagttGAGCATTTTTCTTTGCCACCTTGGCTCTGCAGAATGCATGCAGTATAACAGatttaaagtctgtttttgCAGTTCAGCCTGATCAGGAATTGTGcctttaatttgtttaatcGCAGTAAGAAAAGactttgttttaatatttcctgaGTGTTTAACCCTGGATATTAATTTTACATCAAAACAATGATAATCTTATTaacaaaaaaagggggggggggggggtgggggggggggtcagtgaGTCTTTTCCAGACTCAGCTAGAGAGGTGGAGGCTCAGTGTCAAGATAGTGAAATCACAGGATATAGGTGAAAGCTGATGTAGGTGTTTAAGCATGTCAGTAAAGTATAACCTTCACAttgctcctctgtctctctctggcaCCTCAGGTGACAAACGTCTGTCAGACCTCTCCTACGACGGAGGAGCAGGCGAGCTGATGCAGCCCCACGTCATCGACCAGGCCATCAACAGTGCCATCAGCTACCTGGGGGCCGAGTCACTCCGGCCTCTGGTCCAGACCTCCCCAGCCTCCTCTTCTGACGTGGGCCTCAGTTCCATGTACCCTCTCCACAAGCCTGCACCTGAAGGCCACGCGGGGACGGGCCACAGCCTGTCAGCCAAAGACAGTGCAGCTgagaacctgctgctgctctccaacTCCAAGTCTGCCTCCAGTGAGAAGGATGGCTCACCCAGCCACAGCGGCCAGGACTCCACCGACACCGAGAGCAACAATGAGGATCGTCCGGGCGGGGCGTCCACTGGTCTCATCTACCTGACCAATCACATCACCTCGGGGGTGAGAAACGGCGTGCTCCCTTTGGtgaaggaggagcagcagaggcagtACGAGGCCATCCGGGCCAGCATGGAGATGGCCTCCGAGGGCTTCAAGGTGGTGACGGCGGAAGGGGAGCAGGTGAGGGCGTACCGCTGCGAACACTGCCGCATTCTCTTCCTGGACCACGTCATGTACACCATTCACATGGGCTGCCACGGCTTCAGAGACCCCTTCGAGTGCAACCTCTGCGGTCACCGGAGTCAAGACCGGTACGAGTTCTCTTCTCACATAACGCGAGGAGAGCATCGCTTCTGAGCCCCGTCCAccggggaacacacacacacacacacacacacacacacacacacacacacacacacacacacacacacacacacacacacacacacagacaaacaggtgtatatatgaaaaaaaatgccacacacactcactcatagACATACACCTGAAACAAATATTTagacaaacaaaatgtaaaatacactgTTGATGTCTgaaagttgtgttttttataCAAAGTATGCATGTTTATTGAACACAGATAAATGTGTACAACTATTCaaaaaatccatttattttcattctcaaaaGAAAGACTAGTTATTCATTCTGTtactcatttgtcttttttaaagaaacaaaatattGTCCAGTGAGGATGACACAGCTGAGGTACTGTGCCACTTCATACATAAGTATTAAATCATATACTCACAGTTGCCACATGTATAAAATGTATAAACGTGACTTTTCTTTTGGAAAACCAGgcagcaacttttttttttccagttttgaaATAGAAAAGATTTGTGTCCTTTCATTTACACATCTTTGTCGTGAAGAGTCTGATATGCCCGTAAAAAGATTCTGCTCTGCAGCTGTTCTCGGCGCAGGAAAACCTACTTTAATGTCGGTAGCAAATGCAATCAATAAGAACTTAACAATCAGTGTAGATAACTTCACATTTCCCTCCAAAGTTTCAACCTGTTCTTGTATGTGTAACAACCTACATATTATTTATATCACATTTACactcctgtctgtttttgtatttattataatGATCGTTGTTTGTCGGTAGGGTAGTTAAAAGGAAGTTGCATCTTTTTCTGTTCAACTGTACTTAATGtatttgaggtgaaaacatgaCTACTGCTGCTGGAAGctatttttggttttgtcatGAGAAAATGTTATcctgcattttttgttttgtacctGATGGCTAAGAGTCTCGCTCACAAAATGAAAGTGAGCCATGTCAAGGGAGCTTTATGCTTGCAAAATATCAATAAAGGATATTTTATATATGCACAAAgagtgattcttttttttcttcctttttttggtgtaaaaataagaagaaaacatCTAAATTTATTTGTAGCAAGTGAATGAAAATTAACAGTGTGACTTTAATTAACAGAGAGCCAATCCTGGCAGAACAGTACATGGGTACATCATTgtgattatactgtatatacccGCAGATATTTCATGGCAAACGTATGCTTTTAATAGGATTATTTTCCTTAACTGGACCATTTTCTTTGACAAGCAAAGTGAACGGAAAGTTTCTCAGAGTTTTACTGTATCATTTCGCCTTCTTAAAAAATATGGagattttcatttcacactCTTGAACCTTCTGAAATAATTAAGGTTAGATGTCATTCAAGATGCGGCTCAGTCCTGCCTGTCAAGGAGGAGCCTAGAGAGAGTGAATGACTGGCATTtgtgtacaaaataaaaacagaaagaaaatttaTAGTCAGAAGGGAATAAACAAACACCTCTCCACATACTGAACTACAATTAGTAATAAAAGTGTGGCTGAAAAATGCTGTCTAGATtttgcaaaacaaatacaaatctttttttcagtgttttggtagTTATGAGAAATAAATTCTATAATTTCCAACTAAAAACAGATtaatatatatatctatactGACCCTCATGTTAAAATTGTGACATCAAGAGACTGGTAGcagaaacagcacacacacaaaagggtgtgtgtatgagagtgaaGATCCTCCattcgtgcacacacacacacccacacacaccagcatgctGACATATGCATGTGTTCAGGACCTGAAGAGTCCGGCTGGCCCTCTGAGgagcggcagcagcagagagctggGACAGAGAGGATCAGCCACTGGAGCAGAAGGCCAGGCCCGTCTGGAGAGGCCCGGACGGGGACGGCGTAGGAGCTCGGCGGCGTTGTGCGCCGACAGCCTCGTCCAGATGGCTGCTGTGTGATTTAGCTGAAACGGGAAGCAGCTGTGGCCAGAGCTGAGTCCCCCACGCTTGACTGGGATCCAACAGGGGAGGGAGGGCATTTGCATGAGAGGGATAATTTGGCCAACCAACTCTGGCCCTGCCAGAATCCCAAAtctcacttcctctttcagCCAGCTGACTGAAATAAGTCCTTTAAGAGTCAGACTTAACCACATCCAATTGTACTGTCAACAGGATCCAACAACATGTTTCTACTcaggggttgtttttttttctttctctttacatGACACATCCCATTAATGAGTGGCAACAATAGAATATTCAATACCAGCTCTGTGAATTTGGTCACAGtttctctcagtgtttctcaACATGTGGGGCCGTCTTTTCTGACA
This region includes:
- the ikzf1 gene encoding DNA-binding protein Ikaros isoform X1: METEEAQEMAQMPGRDSPPANEVSEDAEEPMAVPEDLSAGSAHQQNNRGDKACNIKVEARSDEENGLACDMNGVEEEECAEDLRVIDASGAKVNGSQPSPEAKAFSSAGGIRLPNGKLKCDICGIVCIGPNVLMVHKRSHTGERPFQCSQCGASFTQKGNLLRHIKLHSGEKPFKCHLCSYACRRRDALTGHLRTHSVGKPHKCAYCGRSYKQRSSLEEHKERCHNYLQYMGLQNSVYTVVKEESNQNEQREDLSQTGSDRALVLDRLANNVAKRKSTMPQKFVGDKRLSDLSYDGGAGELMQPHVIDQAINSAISYLGAESLRPLVQTSPASSSDVGLSSMYPLHKPAPEGHAGTGHSLSAKDSAAENLLLLSNSKSASSEKDGSPSHSGQDSTDTESNNEDRPGGASTGLIYLTNHITSGVRNGVLPLVKEEQQRQYEAIRASMEMASEGFKVVTAEGEQVRAYRCEHCRILFLDHVMYTIHMGCHGFRDPFECNLCGHRSQDRYEFSSHITRGEHRF
- the ikzf1 gene encoding DNA-binding protein Ikaros isoform X5, which gives rise to METEEAQEMAQMPGRDSPPANEVSEDAEEPMAVPEDLSAGSAHQQNNRGDKGERPFQCSQCGASFTQKGNLLRHIKLHSGEKPFKCHLCSYACRRRDALTGHLRTHSVGKPHKCAYCGRSYKQRSSLEEHKERCHNYLQYMGLQNSVYTVKEESNQNEQREDLSQTGSDRALVLDRLANNVAKRKSTMPQKFVGDKRLSDLSYDGGAGELMQPHVIDQAINSAISYLGAESLRPLVQTSPASSSDVGLSSMYPLHKPAPEGHAGTGHSLSAKDSAAENLLLLSNSKSASSEKDGSPSHSGQDSTDTESNNEDRPGGASTGLIYLTNHITSGVRNGVLPLVKEEQQRQYEAIRASMEMASEGFKVVTAEGEQVRAYRCEHCRILFLDHVMYTIHMGCHGFRDPFECNLCGHRSQDRYEFSSHITRGEHRF
- the ikzf1 gene encoding DNA-binding protein Ikaros isoform X6; the protein is MAASNGLLGVSFYWHGTKQVPRARWLDSPLQTRPVDKSKQNASAELRDIVMLGWNEEVQWRGEGLRAQLHGAAAALRPSAHGAGESWKNFILQTQGIAEYLHRMETEEAQEMAQMPGRDSPPANEVSEDAEEPMAVPEDLSAGSAHQQNNRGDKGERPFQCSQCGASFTQKGNLLRHIKLHSGEKPFKCHLCSYACRRRDALTGHLRTHSVGKPHKCAYCGRSYKQRSSLEEHKERCHNYLQYMGLQNSVYTGDKRLSDLSYDGGAGELMQPHVIDQAINSAISYLGAESLRPLVQTSPASSSDVGLSSMYPLHKPAPEGHAGTGHSLSAKDSAAENLLLLSNSKSASSEKDGSPSHSGQDSTDTESNNEDRPGGASTGLIYLTNHITSGVRNGVLPLVKEEQQRQYEAIRASMEMASEGFKVVTAEGEQVRAYRCEHCRILFLDHVMYTIHMGCHGFRDPFECNLCGHRSQDRYEFSSHITRGEHRF
- the ikzf1 gene encoding DNA-binding protein Ikaros isoform X2, with product METEEAQEMAQMPGRDSPPANEVSEDAEEPMAVPEDLSAGSAHQQNNRGDKACNIKVEARSDEENGLACDMNGVEEEECAEDLRVIDASGAKVNGSQPSPEAKAFSSAGGIRLPNGKLKCDICGIVCIGPNVLMVHKRSHTGERPFQCSQCGASFTQKGNLLRHIKLHSGEKPFKCHLCSYACRRRDALTGHLRTHSVGKPHKCAYCGRSYKQRSSLEEHKERCHNYLQYMGLQNSVYTVKEESNQNEQREDLSQTGSDRALVLDRLANNVAKRKSTMPQKFVGDKRLSDLSYDGGAGELMQPHVIDQAINSAISYLGAESLRPLVQTSPASSSDVGLSSMYPLHKPAPEGHAGTGHSLSAKDSAAENLLLLSNSKSASSEKDGSPSHSGQDSTDTESNNEDRPGGASTGLIYLTNHITSGVRNGVLPLVKEEQQRQYEAIRASMEMASEGFKVVTAEGEQVRAYRCEHCRILFLDHVMYTIHMGCHGFRDPFECNLCGHRSQDRYEFSSHITRGEHRF
- the ikzf1 gene encoding DNA-binding protein Ikaros isoform X3, whose translation is METEEAQEMAQMPGRDSPPANEVSEDAEEPMAVPEDLSAGSAHQQNNRGDKACNIKVEARSDEENGLACDMNGVEEEECAEDLRVIDASGAKVNGSQPSPEAKAFSSAGGIRLPNGKLKCDICGIVCIGPNVLMVHKRSHTGERPFQCSQCGASFTQKGNLLRHIKLHSGEKPFKCHLCSYACRRRDALTGHLRTHSVGKPHKCAYCGRSYKQRSSLEEHKERCHNYLQYMGLQNSVYTGDKRLSDLSYDGGAGELMQPHVIDQAINSAISYLGAESLRPLVQTSPASSSDVGLSSMYPLHKPAPEGHAGTGHSLSAKDSAAENLLLLSNSKSASSEKDGSPSHSGQDSTDTESNNEDRPGGASTGLIYLTNHITSGVRNGVLPLVKEEQQRQYEAIRASMEMASEGFKVVTAEGEQVRAYRCEHCRILFLDHVMYTIHMGCHGFRDPFECNLCGHRSQDRYEFSSHITRGEHRF
- the ikzf1 gene encoding DNA-binding protein Ikaros isoform X4, with amino-acid sequence METEEAQEMAQMPGRDSPPANEVSEDAEEPMAVPEDLSAGSAHQQNNRGDKGERPFQCSQCGASFTQKGNLLRHIKLHSGEKPFKCHLCSYACRRRDALTGHLRTHSVGKPHKCAYCGRSYKQRSSLEEHKERCHNYLQYMGLQNSVYTVVKEESNQNEQREDLSQTGSDRALVLDRLANNVAKRKSTMPQKFVGDKRLSDLSYDGGAGELMQPHVIDQAINSAISYLGAESLRPLVQTSPASSSDVGLSSMYPLHKPAPEGHAGTGHSLSAKDSAAENLLLLSNSKSASSEKDGSPSHSGQDSTDTESNNEDRPGGASTGLIYLTNHITSGVRNGVLPLVKEEQQRQYEAIRASMEMASEGFKVVTAEGEQVRAYRCEHCRILFLDHVMYTIHMGCHGFRDPFECNLCGHRSQDRYEFSSHITRGEHRF